Part of the Rhipicephalus microplus isolate Deutch F79 unplaced genomic scaffold, USDA_Rmic scaffold_72, whole genome shotgun sequence genome, AGTACTACGTTACACTTCGCATCAGGCGTAAAATAGGAGTCAAATTAGTACTACAAGGATTTGGTCTTGGCGTTAAACACGGAACTTTTTTGCCGCACTTTCAGTTCCGGTTTCCTTCCACGCGCTTATTTACGCCGCGAGAGTTTCTAATCCCCGCCCATGAAAGCCATCATCGGTTCGGTGATAGGCATGTGGTTCATTTCATCCCTCGAGAGTTTCGCAAGATAGCTCGAAGGTCGTTCCATGGAGACGCTTCGCCTACTCGGTTCCTGCGTCAACGGCTGGCTCGTTGAAGCGTTGCTCGCGGCACACTTGACGCATTGCAACCTCTTCGACTCTCCTTGTGCGACACTTATCCCCGCCGAAGAGGGGGGAAAATAGTGCTTTGAACGTCCTATGGTACACCCGCATCAGTGCGGCATAGCGCGAAAACTGCACGCACGGCAAGCAGCTCAGTACTCCTTCCTGTCAAACCGGGAGTGCCACTATTTACGCCGTAGCTCGATATGCGGCTTGGTCGAAACATTTCGTCACACAGAACCAAGAATGAGTTCACCGCAGAACAAAATCCATTTGAACTAAAGTACACGTTACTTAGGCACTCACGAAAACAGAAAAATAGCAACGATGCTCGTGTAGCGCTGCCGCGTAAAAGCCGCGTGAACATCAAACCCGTAGTTGACGGAAAGAAGGCGACGTTCCCGCTGGAGATGCGCCCGCTCAAAACAACCCAAACCCGTCCGCCAGTGTGGCCCCTATTCGTTATCAGCTGAGTTGACACAATTATGCCCCCCACTTCCTCTTGTTGAACGGACAGACCAGgcagaaaaataaagagaaaaatcgAATCTGGGACAAACAAAAAACAGTACACGCTTTATTTTCCCCGTTTACCGACGCTTGCTCACACTGGACGCTCAACTGAACGTTCATTTAAATAAAATCTTGCTTCATATAAGCGGACGAGAGCACACGAGTGCGGTGAACAATCCGCGGCGCTGTCAAATCGCTTATATTTTTGGCCCTGAAAAACTACAAAGCTTGTCGGCGGCGGGCTGCTGGCGGCCCGCTGGCTCGACGATGGGTGGAACGAGGTTTCAAGTCTTTCACTGACAATCTCCAATTATCTCATTCACCTCGGCTCGAGCCCCACACACTCGGATCACCCATTAGCAAGAATCAGTCGCTTTATATCGCGAGAAAACGTGAGAAACGCTTACGAACCCATTCCAGTTGTCTTGTCATCAGCTTTTCGATTTTGTAGGTGTAGTCCCCAGCGGAAGTGTCACCGACTTCCGGCAAAGGCGCCCCCACCACTGCTTCGACACGTTGCGCCATCTGCCCGATAGAATATAGAACCGACGTAGTTGGTTGTGCACGTCCAGCTGGATAATATGGGATGCAAACGTTGGTGTCTAGTACTTTAATTCGATTCGTTTGACTTTTGAGACTCCGTGCGGCATGGATGACTACCTGTGAAGTGTCTGCGCTTAGGACGCAGCCAAAAGTTGCCAAGCATGTTGCGGGCATCTCATAGTTGGCGTAGTCTCATCTACAGGAGCACTTATGTTCAGTGTTCGTGGGACTCGACGAGCGCGGCAGCGAGTTCTGCTGCAGGTGCAGCAGCTCCCGAAACGCCGCCATCACCTGCACCAGCGTCAACCGGCGTGGATTTCAAGTTTCCCGCAGATTGGGCGAAACGCGCCACTAAACAGCTGAAGGGAAAGCCACCCGAAAGTCTCGCGTGGCATACGGCAGAAGGCATCACCGTGAAGCCGCTTTACACGAGCGAAGACGTCAAGGGACTGCATGAAGACTACCCTGGCATGTTCCCCTTCACCAGAGGCCCCTACCCGACCATGTACGCGGGTCGGCCATGGACGATTCGTCAGTACGCTGGTTTCAGTACCGTCGAAGAGAGCAACAAGTTCTACAAGGACAATATAAAGGCCGGCGTGCAGGGTCTTTCGGTCGCCTTCGACTTAGCGACGCACTGCGGGTACGACTCCGACAATCCGCGAGTCAAGGGAGACGTCGGTATGGCCGGTGTGGCAGTGGATTCCGTTGAAGACATGAAGGCGCTCTTTGACGGGATACCCCTGGAAAAGATATCGGTGTCCATGACAATGAATGGTGCCGTCATTCCTGTGCTGGCGATGTTCATTGTAGCCGGAGAGGAGCAAGGTGTCCCAGTTGGACAGCTCTCTGGAACCATTCAGAACGACATCCTAAAGGAGTTCATGGTGCGGAACACGTATATCTATCCGCCAGAGCCGTCGATGCGCATAATCGGCGATATTTTTGCGTTTGTGTCAAAGAACATGCCGAAATACAATTCCATTTCCATCTCCGGCTACCACATACAAGAGGCAGGGGCAAACAATGTTCTGGAACTAGCGTTCACCATTGCTGATGGGCTCGAATATTGCAGGACAGGGTTGAAGGCTGGCATGACCATCGATGACTTTGCCCCGAGACTGTCATTCTTTTGGGGAATCGGCATGAAGTTTTACATGGAGATAGCTAAGATGAGAGCCGCACGCAGGCTTTGGGCCACGCTGATTAAGAAAAATTTCGATCCGAAGAATGAAAACTCGCTGAAGCTGCGTACTCATTCCCAGACCTCGGGCTGGTCACTCACGGAGCAAGATCCTTACAACAACATAGTGCGCACCACAATTGAAGCCATGGCATCTGTTTTTGGTGGCACACAATCCCTGCACACTAATGCCTTCGACGAGGCACTTGCACTTCCATCCAGGTTTAGTGCGAGGATTGCCAGAAACACTCAAATCATTCTCCAGGAAGAAAGTGGAATACCACATGTAATAGATCCTTGGGGCGGTTCATACCTCATGGAGGCTCTCACGGCCCAGGTGTACGATGAAGCCCTTAAAATAATCACCGAGGTTGAAGAAATGGGAGGCATGGCAAAGGCAGTGGCATCGGGCATGCCCAAACTGCGAATTGAGGAATGCGCAGCCAGAAAACAGGCCTTGATTGACAGTGGCAAGGAGGTCATTGTAGGTGTAAACAAATATCGCCTCGACAAGGAGGACCCGATCGATGTCCTGATGGTGGACAACACAAAGGTGAGAGCCTCACAGATTGCTAAACTCGAGCATATCCGCAAGACCCGAGACAATGCAAAAACAGAAGCGGCACTGGATGCCATCACAGAATCTGCAAAGACTGGAGAAGGCAACCTGTTGGCACTGGCTATTGAAGCGGCTCGACTTAGAGCTACGGTTGGCGAAATCTCCTACGCCATGGAGAAAGTGTTCGGCCGCCACGTTGCGTCTGATAGAATGGTTTCTGGTGCCTACAAGTCAACATTCGGAGAAGATGATAAGGAAATTTCGAATGTGATAGCCAAAGTGAATGCCTTCCAGGAGCGGGAAGGACGAAGGCCCCGTATTCTCGTTGCCAAGATGGGACAAGACGGCCATGACAGAGGTGCAAAAGTAATAGCCACAGGATTTGCTGACATGGGCTTTGATGTTGATATTGGTCCGCTGTTTCAGACACCTGAAGAAGTCGCACAGCAAGCAATCGATGCTGACGTACACGTTGTCGGCGTGAGCAGCTTGGCTGCCGGTCACAAGACCCTTGTGCCAGAGCTGGCGAAATGCCTGAAAAACATGAACAGGCCAGACATACTCATTGTTGTTGGAGGTGTCATTCCACCGCAGGACTATGACTTCTTGTACAAGGCAGGTGCTGCTGCAATCTTTGGTCCCGGCACACGCATACCAGTTTGTGCTGAGCAAGTGCTTGAACTCCTCTcgggaaagaaaaatgaagagaaagaGAAGCAGCAAGCATGATCACATTCATTGGAAATAAAATGCACTTTGTTtaaattgtattttttttcttaatgccaTTATTGTAATGAAAGGGTCagaattttttatgtttttcttcAAGTCGCCTAATGCCCGAAGAAAGTTGTTTGCACTTCACACACTGCCCAGCACACAGTCAAAATTTCCAGCTTGTACAAAAAACTAAAATGTGTACATGTGCATTTTCTTGCTACATCCCCTTCGATTCAGAAAGTAAATGACCACACATATTTCTGCAGCATGCAAGCCTCGTAAGAACTGAGTCGGTACAACGTTGAAGATTATCACAATACTAATTTAAGTATTAtgtggtcgaaatgctcggcctgtaaatttggctgaataaaagtctattactactacttaTGTGGCACACAAAAAATTCTTCAAAATATGCAGCTAATCACCCCCAACAACAGCCTTGCATTTCCTCAATATCAACTTAACGAGAAATTAAGCGTTTCTACCCCTTGCCCACACCTTGCAACTGACGCCTGTAGTTTCGAGGCAGACAGGCGTCTCAAATGTGACCTTCGCCTTGCTGCTCTTTCACTTCATATGAAACGAAACCGCAAACCGCTGAAACTGGCGACAGCAGAAGAACTCGGGTCATCTGCAGCAGTAGTATCGACACCGCATCTCCGTTATTTCCGTTACGTCACGCCTGCCGTTCATGATAGAGCGATAGATAGAGCTTTTCTGTTGGCGAGGCCGACACAAAAAAGGTGTGCGCGGATCGCACTCGAAAGTCCGTCAGTAAGTAGCAACGCTTTGTGTAATTTACTCCGGCCACCTTGCGTTAAAACGCCTAGCTGTAAGCAAAATTATTAGAACTTGCTGTCATGCGAAAACAGATCTTGCCGCATCTTACGTCAGGAGAGACGCAAAACTTCATCAATGAACACTTTCGCTGTCAGGCCGCGGCACATTATTCTAGAAAGTTCTCTGTTGATATTTACTTTACAAGACGCCGGTCTGTGTGCTGTCATTAGACCGTTTAAAAACAGTAAAATGTGCTGCGATGCGCCACTTAACGCCGTCGGAGGCGCCTCTTCGCTGGAGTCTTATTCCATCCATCACTGCTGTCGCATGGAATCGCGGACTGTCAAAACGCGAATCTCGTCGATTCCGAAATTGTGATCGTTTGTCTTGAGTTATAATTGTAGAAATACGGGCGTTTAATCGCGCGTTTTGTGACTCTCAATTGCGTTTTGTGCTCCAGAACGATTGCGCAAGGCCCGAGTCATGCCCAAGACCTTGCTGCAGTGCTACAACAAAGGGTGCCTAAAGAAATTCGATCCCGATGAGAACGCGCCAGGTAAAACTATCGCTTTTACATTCATTCTAGTTGTTCACTAACTTATTACCGATTAAATCATCTGACATACTGCGACAGTTCAACGTCAGGCTGgcctgcttttatttttttttaagcacATTTTTTCGAAGAGACTGTTCTGACCTATCTTTGCCTCGACAGATGCATGTGTACATCACCCGGGGAAACCTGTATTTCACGATGCCTACAAAAGTTGGTCGTGCTGCAAGGCCAAGACCACGGATTTCACAGAATTTCTAAACATCAAGGTAAAAAAAGTTGGTGTTTATTTCAGTGTAAAGCAAATTAGGGGTTACTATCAGTGAAATAGCCTGAGGGTATGCACTTAGAAACAACTACCTCTTTCCCCCTTCCTTGTCTCATAGAGAGATATCTAGCACCAACTCCATTGCCAGTAAGTGGTCTCGAAAATTTAATATGCTGGGAATAGTGGTGACATCAGCTGTGCACTGTTTAACATCCAGATGTCTTGCTTGCCCTTTCTGTTTCACACATATATTTCTTCCAAATCATTCGTCTGTACTTACGAATAAAACAGGGGGACCTTAGGGCTGATTTTCCTTAATTAGATACAACCCTAAATGAGCACCGACACTAAAATCTTCCatattgtttttttctgttgcattAGGTAGCTGATGACCAACTTATAATGACTAGAAAACTTATTTGCCCAAGTACACAATAGTTAATTATTTAGAAAAGGTGTTATAGCACTCAGTCGCAGTTCCGGTTCCAGAGAGCACCAAGTGAGGCGGGACCATAGTGATTTTCATGTAAACATAGCTGGCCACGTGAGTGCGCAAAACTGAATGCTCGTGAGCACTGTGTTGATAACTTTTTCAATGACTGCTTCGTGGGTGCTTTGAGGCATAAATATGCATGACCCTCCAAAGAATGCTCTGACAAGGCAAAGACATCAGCTTTTGTACTCTCATACAAGTCTGTCCCTCTTTAGTTAATGGCTTGCACTGATGTTTCCGAAACTGTCATGTTGGTGGAACACAGGTTAGTGATGTCCCAGGGAGACGTTATCATTTACATAAATTGCAAGTTCTGTTGTGATTGACGCACAGAGGTCAATAAAATTCTGATTGTAATGTTATCATACTGAAGTGCATTAAGCTGCGACCGTGACGTCATGTGCAAGCTATCTATTGAAAATTACTGCTAGGAGAGAGCGCTCGCAGGGATCGTGGCAGCGCACACAAACTTGTGACACATGGGGCTGTTGCTTGTTTTCCCGAGAACCAAAAGCACATTTCACGTGCACTCGACATAACATGTACTTTACGATTGATTTTAAATATGCTATAAGCTATACTATCCATTGATATATTATAGATgctgcacggggggggggggggtccacacAAATACATCTCACAAGTTATCCCACCTTCAAAATTGTAACCTTAAGACCAagaaccttaagagacaagaagagagcagagtggattagggaacaaacgggggttaaggatatcatagctgaaatcaagaagaagaaatggacatgggcggggcatgtagcgcgtagacaggataaccgctggtcattaagggtaactaactggattcccagagaaggcaagcgggttagggggagacagaaggttaggtgggcagatgaaattaagaagtgtgcgggtataaattggcagcagcaagcacaggaccgggttaacaggcggaacatgggagaggcctttgtcctgcagtggacgtactgaggatgatgatgatgatgatgatgactctttTAATGAAGACCAACAGATACTTCTGGTGCTCCACATGATAGCGCAACTGTGCTAGAAGCGAACACAGGCCACTGCAGACATTGACCATGAACGAACTGCTGGGAAGTTGTTCGAGGGAGTCGGTGAATGACATAGCATTAATGAGCCTACCTCATTTACAGATTACACAATTTTCTTTAATAAACTGGATTTCACTTTCAGGGTTGTACAAAATCGTACCATTTGGACCAGAAGCCCCCAGAGTCGCCAAAACCAGAAAGAAAAATTGATCCTGAACTTGAAGCTCAACTTGAGGTAGGTCATTGTTTTTTATGCCCGCTATGCCGATAACAGCAGTTATCGTACAGCAAGTTTATTGTTGCAGTTTTTGCAGTTAGTATCTGCTTTAAGGCGTGAAGCAGcctgttttgcagaaattctggtgtcgggaGCTTTTCGTTGTGACTGAAAAGTTTCAAACAGTGGATTCAAGTCGGTATTCAACCGAGGCATTCTACGTGGCAGTGATTGAACGAACTGCTTTGAAACAAAAGTCCTATGCACTTATACTAAACCCTTTTAGGTGTCTGTCTATGTAATACTGCTTGGCAGAAGTGTGAAGTCACCCCAGGTGTTGTACCATGTGAATTGTGTTACAATGCATAATTGATAATCATTATTAGCCACAGCATAAACAAATTGGGCAGCTGTACAGAGCACATATTGCTGTATGGACATGTAGTAGGTACTTCACTAATTTGCAAAATGATAAACCATGTTGTAGTGGGCATTTTACAAGTATACATGAAGCAGGCATTGTAGGATTGTTTGAAACAGCCAGTGTTTTTGCTCAGATGTTCCTTTCCTCAGGACAGAAGTGAAGTATCTACTGAGAGGCAAATGTGAAGATGTGAACGGAGCCTGAACGCAATTTTGAAATGCacttttgaaggcgaagctcaagtgttTGAGTTTTTGTGTTATATAAATCCCGAATCAATACTGACAACATTTTACAAGCTCATTGTGCTGGCAGCATGGGCCATTCAAAGCATTAAGATGTGTAATATGGGATTTTAAACGTGCACATTGGCGCTGATTGCAGCGCCCCACCACATTTTGTTTGAGCTCTCACTTGTGTGATCGATCGAATTGTCTTCTTAGTGTTTGTAACGGCAGAGAAAATGCTAGCGGCTATTCTATCTTTCGTTGTGCTACAGCTCAAGTTGGTCCACACAACTGCACCATCAGGAAAGTACTTCCACTATTTTGTGACAAATATCTGGTGAATCACAATATGCGACATTCAACAGAACATACTGGCATCTCCTCTGCTAGCACTTGTGCATAATACAGGGTATTTCTTGACTTGtcacatgactttttttttttttcaggctgcaAATAAAGAGAAAGCAGCAGTGCGTGCTCAGATAACTCCGATTATTAGACCTAATGAGAATGACCCACTGGTGCGGCTAAAAAGCTCCATTGGTTCAAGCCTGACTCCTCTGCTGAGCAAGCTTTCCCTGGAGAAAAAGGTTGATGCTCCTGAAATTGAAGGTAAGCTCTTTGCGTGCTTGGCACTTGGGGAGAGGGTTATCACCCAAATTACTCTCTGTGTGTGTTGTTGCTTGAGAGGGTCCTTTGGTTCATTCAGGCACGCAAACTGTCCCGTGTCGTACATGTCAAAGAAATTCTTTGGTGTCAATTCTTTTATGAATTTCACTTCAATGGCTTCGGCAAATCACGGCATCTTACGTTTTTGTCATAGGGGTTCTTCATGTAAATATGAACACATCAAAGCTGCACGCGTAAACCTGTCACTCGTTCAGTTTTCTCCGCATGCTATCGGATTGGCACTGTTGTTAGTACTAGACAGCAGCCCAAACAGTCAGAACCCCGACCCCTTATCCCCATGTCTCGCGTTGAGTTGCGACCATTCTGGGTTTCAGGCCAGTGGGGACAGACACGTCTTTTAACTGAAGGTGTTTATTCACCTTGGATACGTATCTGCCAATTGCAACAAGTACACCAGCACAGCCGATTAACACAAGAACACCTCAAAGATGGAGTGCGCTCCGCACTACTAGGGGTAACAACAATGAACAAATATCCAGCACATGTCAAGCGAGTGATAACCGCTCAGCTCACCTTGCTTGGCTTCTGCACACCGATTCTGGGTGGGAGTTCAAGCTTCATGGCTGGAGTGTTGCAGGGGTTGATGGTGGCAGCGTTGCTAGCAGATTGGCTCCGATCTGGTCCTTCACACCTCCCGAGACAGAGAAGCCCCTGAAAAAGCTATATGCTTTCTCAGGTTGAGAGGAGTAGTCTCCTCACAAAAGGGAGGGAATGGAGCATTTCGGCTGCAGAATAAGCGCAGGGTGCAAAGGGCAGTGGGGGCGGCAAAATGATCCCCCAATGCAACCCCTTATGCCACTGCGAGCGTAAGCATATCATGAGCGGAGACGCCGCGTTCAGGACACCGGATTGCTCACGCAACCCCACAATATTCAACCCGAGATTTGCAGCAGTATGTCAGTGTCGCGTCGCAACAAGTGTGTTGGGCTCTAGGCGAGACTTGAAATTCCTGGTGCATTTTATAGAGTGCATTACTCTACCAGCTAGTGAAATGCCCGTGCCCCTTCTATTTTTTTGAAGTGAGCCGAGATCTGCATCCCTTCGAACAATCACTTATCTGTGATAAGAAGCTGAGTGCATAAAGTAGCATACATCACACTGCAGCATTGCAGGGTTAAGCAGTTCATATAGTCTATGTCACAGTGTCGTAGCATTaccgttttctgttgtttttcTTGCACTTATTTGGTGGTCAGAGTGACATGATACCCACATATCTACAAGATCAGCTGTCCGCGAATATGAAATTGGCATTGCTGAAATGTCGTGGTCTGCATTTCTTGTTTGGTTGTAACTCAACTTATTTAATGACTTCGTACATTTATTTATAATGGTCAATTTAAATTGGTACGCTGGGGCAGCTCCCAGCACGTACTTCCTACAAGAAACCAAATGAGGTCGACGCAGATTTGTGAGGCTTTAATGAATAACAGTTTTCAAGAAATTTTTATTTTGATTGCCTTTTTGGAGTTATCTCAGCCAATCTGCGCTTTATTTTGCAGCTGATAACATTGTTACCGTTGGCACAACGTGCAAGAATGCCGGTTGTCGGCAGGTGAGTTCCTTTTTGTAGCTGTAACACCTGATGGCAGCAGTGATGGCCGACACTGCTGTAGCAATTCACAGCGTTGTTTTGGCTTGACTTGTGTACAATAGATTCAATGTAATTATAACAGGGTGCATCACCTGTGCCATTGGTAACTTCGCACGCCTAGATCGGACTAGCCATTCTTCAGCAGCATTCATCTTCATTTCTGAGGAAGGTGAATGAACCAGCCAGTGGCAGCATTAACTGCACTTCCTTTTGATTAATCCGATGGTCTAGTATTTGTAGGATCAAGCATGTGATGTTTAGGGTCAACACGCATGTAGCACGACCTCTGAGGGTCACTGCTGCGACTACATAAAGCTCCTGCCTCCCGTCCTTTCGCTTCAAGGGCCTTGAACAGGCTTTTCCGGTATTTCCCATTTCTTACTTGTAAATGTCATGCTGACCCGTCATTCATTCCACACCCATAGATCAGGTCACATCTTAATGCCATAATTTTATACTCTTTACAGACCTTGTACGCTTCTATATAGTGTATGATTTTAGGCCTCTATGCATCTGTAATACATCCCATCATCGTAATCATTGGTCACTGCTAACATCACCTGCAAGACATGGTGCTTTTTGGCCACCAATGGCCACAAAAAACTACTAATCATTGCAGGGATAACATGCTTAGGTACTTGTGTTTGTGCTGTCTTTGTGAGAAATTGGGCAAAGTTTTGGACTTAATTCTTTGCTCAGGAGTGTACCTATAGTCTACAGTAAGATCCCAAGCAAGCACCCCCCTCCATAATTTGGGAGATTTGAAATATCAATCAGTGGACTGAACAAGTGCCTCCTTTCCTTCATTTTCGTTTTTTACTATTTGAATTTGCTTGATGAGGGCGAATAAAACCAATGAATGCATTCATATATTATAGTGTTTCATTAGCAATACGGGTGTGGTTTCATTATTTCTCGTAACTGTTCCGTTGCCACTTTGAAGTTTGATGCGTGACCAAActagccctcccccccccccccccccccgaatctTGTCGGAATATTTTTCACAGTATAGGGATAGAAGGGGCTTGCTTGATTTTACACTATGCCATCCTAAGGACCAAAATGTGCACTACGCGTGTACTAGAGATCATCTATGCATTGCTTGCCCGTTGCATTTATCTGTGAATATGGTTCATGGCATAACTAGCTGTTTTTCGCAACTATGACCAATTTTCTTCTCTCTTACGGTTGTATTGtgtaaaaaactttatttagccAAGGCATTATTGGCAGTGGCTGGAAAAATTTTCAGATGACACAATAACAATTAGGATTACTGCTGCTTGAGGGTATAATATAAAGCTGAAGTGCATCAAAAATTTCAGCCTAACCTGAATGGATGCTTGTTTCTTCAATTTCTCATTAAATTACTTCTCACTTCATGCAGCTTTGTCCTTTGATGTGCACGAAATTAACACTGGTAAAATATACGAATTGAAAACATATGTTGACTATTCTGCCAAAAAACCTCTTGCTGCAAATGCGAGATTAACACTGCATGCCTCTCGCCTCTACGTACGCTTTGAACATCTCAAGCTCTTTTCTTTGGCAGGTATTTGTCACCATGTTAATATCTTCTGCCATTTTCAGACTTACAAAGGCGAACAAAGCAACCTGGACACCTGCTTCTACCATGCAGGCTATCCCATATTTCATGAAgggtacatttttttctttctcgatgCTGCTCAATTTTTCAGCCCAATAAATTCAAaggcaaacatttttttctccttctctacTGCAGGATGAAGTACTGGACTTGTTGCCAGCGCAAGACGTCAGACTTTGCCAACTTTCTGGAGCAACAAGGTTGCACGTCAGGCAACCACGTGTGGATAAAGAAGGTATGATGTCGCGCAGAAGGCCGTTCTGGTACTACATTATCGCGTCAAGCGGTCAATTGTCAAGTTATGGTAAATGGGAGCAGCAGCGAGTGACTTCGTCTCAAGAAAGTCTGGTGCAACATATACTGATCGTTCCAGAAACCTGAAGCAGTCGATTTGGCAGTGCCGTGTCAAGAGACTGTGTTCCAGGTAGTTGCCGCCAGTAAAAATCCGACGACAGCAGAAAAAAATTTTCCTTTctttcaaactttttttcttattgtggTCATCAGCTGCTACTAGCGTGCACACTGCTGAACTCTTAGACATCTTTTGAGTATTCTGTGGACTTACAAGTGCAACCTAACCTAAGAAGAAAGCTGGCAGGAAAAAGATGTGAAGCTGTTTATGGAGTGGGTTTCACCATATTAATTTAAATTATGTTGAAGGAGGCTTGAAGGAAATGGAAGCAGCAGATTTTTCAATCATTTGTTGTATTCCCACTAGTAAGCGGCATTCATTAAAGATGATATTTGTTTCGCAGCAAGATCTTATCGGCAGTCGCCGTGATGGTGTAGCGGTTAAGGTGCTTGGATGCCAACTTAGTGGGTCTgatgccggctgcggcggtcacATTGCGATGGAAGCTAAatgc contains:
- the LOC119174704 gene encoding cysteine and histidine-rich domain-containing protein 1, coding for MPKTLLQCYNKGCLKKFDPDENAPDACVHHPGKPVFHDAYKSWSCCKAKTTDFTEFLNIKGCTKSYHLDQKPPESPKPERKIDPELEAQLEAANKEKAAVRAQITPIIRPNENDPLVRLKSSIGSSLTPLLSKLSLEKKVDAPEIEADNIVTVGTTCKNAGCRQTYKGEQSNLDTCFYHAGYPIFHEGMKYWTCCQRKTSDFANFLEQQGCTSGNHVWIKKKTAEAQTSCRYDWYQTGNSVVISIFTKVPIPDESYVEANSVKLHLHITFGEDRTIYDEVMVLHGVIDVEKSLVQYLGTKVEINLKKRDAVGWRLLTLPPQKPRIQDGDGDIEDS